A single window of Intrasporangium calvum DSM 43043 DNA harbors:
- a CDS encoding glycine--tRNA ligase: protein MPDTTTLTVQDALLTLQKFWTDRGCMVVQPFNTEVGAGTMNPATILRVLGPEPWRVAYVEPSVRPDDSRYGENPNRLQQHTQFQVILKPDPGNPQELYLESLEALGIDIRAHDIRFVEDNWAQPAIGAWGLGWEVWLDGMEITQFTYFQQVGGQNLDPVAVELTYGVERIMMALQGVAHFKDMVYAPGITYGEAFGQSEYEMSRYYLDDADIQTNRDLFERFTAEAQRLIDVRLPVPAHTYVLKSSHAFNVLDARGAISTTERAKAFGTMRRLAREVSRLWVERREELGFPLLGADLPPMEGRALMPPSQGVEVTPEAYAAELASLAPDVTRRLALEIGVEELPPHVVPEAIEQVRTALTQKLGATRLPHGSVVVQGTPRRIIALVDAVGVHEPDAETLRKGPKVAAAFGPDGAATKAAEGFARGQKVDVSDLVRAEFDGVEHVAVRVAETGRGVLEVLGSIIADVVAGLRADKNMRWSDPELAYSRPIRWIVALWGDTVVPVTVSGLRSGRTTYGERTEAGPLIEVENADVLLPKLAERDFIVDPVARRESVVSQAKSLAASVGGAVDVEGEAALVDEITHLVEAPHGILGSFEERYLELPEQILTTVMRKHQRYLPVRSGDGALLPYFVTMANGECDDDLVRKGNENVLRARYEDAAFFYAADLKVPLEELRAGIAKLTFEERIGSVADRADRIRDVAAALAELVGLDASEGATLARAGQLAKFDLASQMVVELSSLAGFMAREYALKAGETPEVAAALYEMEQPRTAGGPLPASRAGAVLALADRFDLLMAMFALGAKPTGSSDPFALRRAALGVIGILRSQPTLAGLTIEQGLHAAADQLRQQGLDVSAEAIADAVEFVTGRFGQQLREEGVPSTLAGAVQPLAGTPGKAEVALRDIETVRGREGFAKLVEATQRITRIVPEGSPAAYDPQVLREEAERELSVALETIPDLSGAALPEWAGVAVRAVPALERFFDEVLVMAEDPALRAARLGLLQTFVARAPRGIDWRALHSALAG from the coding sequence GTGCCTGACACCACCACGCTCACCGTCCAAGACGCCCTGCTCACCCTGCAGAAGTTCTGGACCGACCGAGGTTGCATGGTCGTCCAGCCGTTCAACACCGAGGTCGGCGCCGGGACGATGAACCCCGCCACGATCCTGCGGGTGCTCGGCCCGGAGCCGTGGCGGGTGGCCTACGTCGAGCCGAGCGTGCGGCCGGACGACTCCCGCTACGGCGAGAACCCGAACCGCCTCCAGCAGCACACCCAGTTCCAGGTCATCCTCAAGCCGGACCCGGGCAACCCGCAGGAGCTCTACCTCGAGTCGCTCGAGGCGCTCGGCATCGACATCCGGGCGCACGACATCCGCTTCGTCGAGGACAACTGGGCGCAGCCGGCCATCGGCGCGTGGGGCCTGGGCTGGGAGGTCTGGCTCGACGGCATGGAGATCACCCAGTTCACCTACTTCCAGCAGGTCGGCGGGCAGAACCTCGACCCCGTCGCCGTCGAGCTGACCTACGGCGTCGAGCGGATCATGATGGCGCTGCAGGGCGTCGCCCACTTCAAGGACATGGTCTACGCGCCGGGGATCACCTACGGCGAGGCGTTCGGGCAGAGCGAGTACGAGATGTCGCGCTACTACCTCGACGACGCCGACATCCAGACCAACCGCGACCTCTTCGAGCGGTTCACGGCTGAGGCGCAGCGGCTCATCGACGTCCGCCTGCCGGTGCCCGCGCACACCTACGTGCTCAAGTCCTCCCACGCGTTCAACGTCCTCGACGCACGTGGCGCCATCTCGACGACCGAGCGCGCCAAGGCGTTCGGCACGATGCGCCGCCTCGCACGCGAGGTGTCCCGCCTCTGGGTCGAGCGGCGCGAGGAGCTCGGCTTCCCGCTGCTCGGCGCGGACCTGCCGCCGATGGAGGGGCGCGCGCTCATGCCGCCGTCCCAGGGGGTCGAGGTCACCCCTGAGGCGTATGCCGCTGAGCTCGCCTCGCTCGCCCCTGACGTGACGCGTCGGCTGGCTCTCGAGATCGGCGTCGAGGAGCTGCCCCCGCACGTCGTCCCCGAGGCGATCGAGCAGGTCCGGACGGCCCTGACGCAGAAGCTCGGCGCGACCCGGCTGCCGCACGGCTCGGTCGTCGTCCAGGGGACGCCGCGGCGGATCATCGCCCTGGTGGACGCCGTCGGCGTGCACGAGCCGGACGCCGAGACGCTCCGCAAGGGCCCGAAGGTGGCCGCCGCGTTCGGGCCCGACGGCGCCGCGACGAAGGCCGCCGAGGGTTTCGCACGCGGCCAGAAGGTCGACGTGTCCGACCTCGTGCGGGCCGAGTTCGACGGCGTCGAGCACGTGGCGGTCCGCGTTGCGGAGACCGGCCGCGGCGTCCTCGAGGTCCTCGGGTCGATCATCGCCGACGTCGTCGCCGGGCTGCGCGCCGACAAGAACATGCGCTGGAGCGACCCTGAGCTCGCCTACAGCCGGCCGATCCGGTGGATCGTCGCGCTGTGGGGCGACACCGTGGTTCCCGTGACGGTGTCGGGGCTGCGGTCCGGGCGCACGACCTACGGCGAGCGGACCGAGGCCGGGCCGCTCATCGAGGTCGAGAACGCCGACGTGCTCCTGCCCAAGCTGGCGGAGCGCGACTTCATCGTCGACCCCGTGGCGCGGCGCGAGAGTGTTGTCTCCCAAGCGAAGTCGCTGGCCGCGTCGGTCGGCGGCGCTGTCGACGTCGAGGGCGAGGCGGCGCTCGTCGACGAGATCACCCACCTCGTCGAGGCCCCGCACGGGATCCTGGGGTCCTTCGAGGAGCGCTACCTCGAGCTGCCCGAGCAGATCCTCACCACGGTGATGCGCAAGCACCAGCGCTACCTGCCCGTCCGGTCGGGGGACGGAGCCCTGCTGCCCTACTTCGTCACGATGGCGAATGGCGAGTGCGACGACGACCTCGTGCGCAAGGGCAACGAGAACGTGCTCCGGGCCCGCTACGAGGACGCGGCGTTCTTCTACGCTGCCGACCTCAAGGTGCCGCTCGAGGAGCTGCGGGCCGGCATCGCCAAGCTGACCTTCGAGGAGCGCATCGGCTCGGTGGCCGACCGCGCCGACCGGATCCGCGACGTCGCCGCGGCGCTCGCCGAGCTCGTCGGGCTCGACGCCTCCGAGGGGGCGACGCTGGCCCGGGCCGGGCAGCTCGCGAAGTTCGACCTCGCCTCGCAGATGGTCGTCGAGCTGTCGAGCCTCGCCGGGTTCATGGCGCGGGAGTACGCCCTCAAGGCGGGGGAGACGCCCGAGGTGGCGGCGGCGCTCTACGAGATGGAGCAGCCGCGGACCGCCGGTGGCCCGCTGCCGGCGTCGCGGGCCGGGGCGGTCCTCGCGCTGGCCGACCGGTTCGACCTGCTCATGGCGATGTTCGCGCTCGGAGCCAAGCCGACCGGGTCGTCCGACCCGTTCGCGCTGCGGCGGGCCGCCCTCGGCGTCATCGGCATCCTCCGCTCCCAGCCGACCCTCGCCGGCCTGACCATCGAGCAGGGACTGCACGCCGCGGCGGACCAGCTGCGCCAACAGGGACTCGACGTCAGTGCCGAGGCGATCGCCGACGCCGTCGAGTTCGTCACCGGCCGCTTCGGCCAGCAGCTGCGCGAGGAGGGCGTGCCGTCGACGCTCGCCGGCGCCGTCCAGCCCCTCGCGGGGACGCCGGGCAAGGCGGAGGTCGCGCTCCGTGACATCGAGACGGTGCGTGGGCGCGAAGGCTTCGCCAAGCTCGTGGAGGCCACCCAGCGCATCACCCGCATCGTCCCGGAAGGCAGCCCAGCGGCATACGACCCGCAGGTGCTGCGCGAGGAGGCGGAGCGCGAGCTCAGCGTCGCCCTCGAGACGATCCCCGACCTGTCCGGAGCGGCCCTGCCCGAGTGGGCCGGCGTGGCCGTGCGGGCGGTGCCGGCGCTGGAGCGGTTCTTCGACGAGGTGCTCGTCATGGCCGAGGACCCGGCCCTGCGCGCGGCCCGGTTGGGGCTGCTCCAGACCTTCGTCGCGCGGGCGCCCCGC